The Flammeovirga yaeyamensis genome segment CATGTAAATCATGCCTAATTTTTCTATTTCGACTTAACCCATGAAAAAACACATCATTTATATTGTAGAGGATAATCCTACAGAAAGTATGTTACTGAAAATTGCATTGCAACAAATGAATCACCTCACTGTGGAGTATTTTTCAGAAGGACAAGCCTTGCTCAATCGCTTCAAAGAACAACCTGCAGATATTGTGGTATCTGATTTAATAATGCCTTCAATGAGTGGTCAGGAGGTACTGAAAAAGGTGAGAAAGCTAAAAAAATCGACCCTCATGATTGTGTTATCCTCTCAAGAACACATAGAGGTAGTGGCCCAATTGCAAGCGTTGGGTATCTTTAATTATATCGTAAAGGGAGATCATTGCCTTCATTATCTCAAAAGAACCTTAGAAGTGGCGTGCTTTCTTTTAGAAAAAGAATTTAGATTCTAAGTTTATTGCCACTCAAGTGTATTTAGCATGTGCATCATGTCTTCTTTCACATAATCGATCACAGGTGCCAAAGAATCGTTTTGAGTAGATGATGGAAAATACAATGCAGCTCTAAAAAAGTGTTCTGTAGAATCTGTGACAAAAAACTGAAACTGACTAGGTACATCACCTTCTATCTCGTACAATACAGCGGTATATCCTTTATTGGTTCTTGTGGTATATTCATCGATAGCGGTTGCTCTTACATTGTGTTTAAACGTAAGTACATTCGATGTATTGGTATACCCCACCAAAGAATCGTAATTGGCTAACTTTTTATACGAAATATCCACTGTAGCTTTGAATTCTGGATATTGTACTTCTATCCAATAAGGTTCCGACATGAAGGATTCATCAGGAACAATTTCTGCATTTTTTGCCACCTCGAAAGTATAGGGATATCCTTTAAAAGCTTTATCCTTAAATGCATCTTTCTGATAACTATGATCAGGCATTTCTAAACGGTGGTATCCTCTTGGTTTCGGAAGATATGCGGTTGAATCGGAAGATCCGCAACTAAAAAAGAGGGAAATGAAAAGTATTGGAAGTATGTATGTTAATTGTCTCATGAAGTAGTGTTTTCATCTTCGAACTCGGCTTGCAAACGTCTTACATGTTCTTCGTCGTTAAACTTGACATGTACAGTCTTGATACGTTTTTTATCCACAGCTCTAATCGTAAAGGTGATGTCTTTATAATTAATTTTCTTACCTGTTGAAGGCATTTCCTGAAGTAATTCAAGAATTAAGCCACCAATAGAATCACTTTCTCCTTTTACTTTATCAAAATAATCTGGAGGAAGCATGGCCAAGCGTTCAAAATCAATAAGTGATGTTTTACCATCTAGATTAAAACTCGCATCGGTACTGATATAGTCCTGAACCAAATCGCCATCGAATTCATCGTTAATATCACCAACGATTTCTTCAATAATATCTTCTAAAGTCACCAAGCCGGTAGTACCGCCATATTCATCAACAATAATGGCCATGTGTACTCTTCGTTCTTGGAAATCTCTGAGTAGTTCGTCAATTTTTTTAGATTCCGGAACGTAATAAATGTCTTTACGGACAATACGTTTCCATTCAAAATGTTCATTCTTGTCTAAGTAAGGAAGTAAATCCTTGATGTATAAAATACCCACTAAAGAGTCGATGGTATCGCTATATACCGGAAGACGTGAAAAGGAATTTTTGTTGATATGATCCATCAATTCATGAAAGTCGATATCTATATCGATGGCATTCATGTCTGTTCTGGAAATCATGATTTGTTTTACCGTCTTTGATCCAAAACGAACAATTCCTTTTAGCATTTCGCTGGCTTTATCATCTACTTGATCCGTAGCCAAAGAAACTGCTTGATCGAATTCGTTAACCGATACCTCCAGGTTGTAATTTCTTTTTGCTAAAGCTCTTTCCATTGTATTTCCCATGCTTGTCAGTAAAAGAGCAAAAGGATTAAATATTTTGATAGAAATCTGCCAGAAAGAAACCATGCTTTTTGCAAAGCTTATAGAGTTCTTGGTCGCATAAATTTTAGGAACAATTTCACCTATAAATACGACTAAAGCGGTAACGATAAAAGTGAGGGATATAAAAACTTCGGCACCATCGCGTGCAACATCTATGGCATCTGCAACGGTCCACGCAATAAATGTCGAGATCATAACAATAGCGACATTCACGAAGTTATTGCATATTAGTATAGTGGCTAATAAAATCTGAGGGACTTGCAATAGTTTGAATACTTTTTGTCCCACAGGGTCTTCACCCTCTCTACATTCCTTAATTTGCTCAGGGGTGAGGGAGAAAAAGGCTACTTCCGATCCAGAAATTAAGCCTGATAAAATAAGTAAAAGCACCACTACCAAAGCGGCTCCCCAAGGAATGTCCTGAAGGATTAACGATAGTAGTGGCATTACCGGGTGTGATAGATCACCTTCCATGTAAATTCTTTAAATTAAAATTTTAGAACGGAGGGTCGTCATTACTCACTTCAGATGCACCTACAGCTTGAGGTGTTTCCGAAACTGTTGCACCTTGTGGAGGAGCTGCCTCGTAAGGAGCACCTTGACCATCCTGTCTGCTATCTAACATTACCATATCTCTAGCTGTAATGTCAGTAGAATATCTTGTGACACCGTCTTTTTCGTAGCTACGTGTAGTTAGTCTACCCTCGATGTACACTTTACTTCCTTTTTTAAGATATTGTTCAGCAACACCTGCTAAACCATTCCATAGATTTACTCTATGCCATTCCGTTTGCGTCTGACGGTTACCGTCGCGATCTGTGTAGTTTTCAGATGTAGCAATAGATAGGGTAGCAACTTTGTTACCGCCTTCCAGGTTTCTTACTTCTGGGTCTGCGCCCAAGTTACCTACTAAGATGACTTTATTAACTCCAGCCATTGTTTTGTTTTGGTTGTTAATTAATTAGATATGAATCATTAAGTATCTAAAATGATCGAAAAGATTTTCTTCTCTGATTCTAAATTACTTAATAAATATTTTTTCTCAAATAATTCTCTAAAATGATTGGCTTTCCGACTGATTGAATTTCATCGATATCCATCCAACTATAGTGGTGCTGTTCAGATTGAGTCTCCAAAAGAGCTTGCAATTTTACATGAAAAAATTCAATAAATAATCTTCTATGTGATAACAAATGCTTAATCGGTTCGCTCGAGAAAAAAATATCGTTAGTATTTAGATCTAAACCTGTATTTTCAATAATAATGCCGTTCGATAATTTTTGATCTTTTTCTGATGATATGACCTGTGGGAAGTCAAAAAGACCTGCCCAAATGTCACCTTCTTGTCGTTTCTTCATCAAATACTTTCCATTCTGCTCAATCAAAAAGTATTTGATATACTGATTAGTGACCTTTGTTTTTTTCAATTTCACTGGTCTTTGATCAATATTTTGATGTAAACGACTTTCGCAAGATTGTACAAAAGGACATGTTTCGCAGTTCGGCTTCTTTGGCGTGCAATGCATCGCCCCAAACTCCATCAATGCCTGATTAAAAATATCGGGTTTATCCTCCGAAATCAATTGATTCGCTACTTCTGTAAAGACTTTCTGACCTTTACCTGAAGCAATATCCTCATCAATATCAAAAACTCGGGATAACACTCGGTAAACATTTCCATCGACCGTAGCTACCTTTTCTCTAAAGGCAAATGAAGCTATCGCGGCAGCAGTATAATTGCCGACACCTTTCAGTGTCAGTAAATCTTTATAATTATCTGGAAACTTACCATTCCATTCATCCATCACTTGGTTGGCAGCGACGTGCATATTTCTCCCTCGGGAATAATAGCCGAGTCCTTGCCATAAATGAAGAATCTTATCGATATCCGCTTCAGCGAAGTCTTTCACCGTAGGGAAATTTGCTACAAATTTTTCGTAATAAGGTAAGCCTTGTTGTACTCTTGTCTGTTGAAGGATGATCTCCGACAACCAAATTTTATAGGGATCTTGGGTATGACGCCAAGGTAAATCTCTTTTATTGCTTTCGTACCAATTGATTAAGCTGGAGGCAAAATCCATTTTATAGGTTTAATTTAAGGTGGAATTCTGATTCTATTCTGTAACTCTTTTCTCCTCCGAACTGTTCATGTTTTTCAACATTTTTCGGAAAGCAATTCTTAAAAGTCGTTGCATCGGAAGGGCAATAATAGCAGAAACAACAATCCAAACGGCTGCTCCTTGCAACATCAAAATGCCCATTTCTTTAATACCGTGTATAATTCCAATATCCAAAGCCTCTTGAATTTTCTCCAATGTAACGCCTTTTGCACTATTGCCAAAAAGTGAAGTTCCTGCCTTGATATAAGGAATAATCATAAACACCTGAATAGGCGATACCGCATAATTGGCAATCTGAATGGCAAACTGATTTAAGCGGAAAATGGATGCCGCCAAAATGCAGAGCCAAGTACAAATCCCCAACATAGGAGAAGAACCAATTAAAAGTCCCACCGTTACACTCCAAGCCAATAAATGAGGCGTCATTCCTTGTCGGAGTAACGTACGTAAAGGAATAAGTATGCGATGAGTGATGTGGTGCTTTATAGAAAGCCTAATTCTTTTTAGAAAGTGATCCATGTTTGGATTTGTTGGAAGAATCTGATAATTGAATTTGGTTCAAGCAAAATTGAAAATGCGATACCCCAAATTGCCCCAAATAAATGAGCAGAGTGATTGATATAGGTGTTGGGGTTGTTCGATTGATAATAAGAGTAGATCAAAAAGGCTGCTCCTAGAATAAATGATGGAAGGCACAAAACAAAGTACAAGCAAATATCTTGAACTGGAGCAAAGATGATCATAAAGAAAACCACAGAAGAAACAGCTCCGGAAGCACCTAATGATCTATAATTGATATCTCCTTTATGCTTTATATAAGATGGAATATCGGCAATGATAGCACCTCCAAAGTAAAGTGCCAAAAAGGCCAATTCACCGTACAGAACATTTCCAGTAAGAATCATACATATACGTTCAACACTTTCGCCAAAGAAATAGAGCGTTAGCATATTGAACAATAAGTGCATCCAGCTTGAATGAACAAATGCTGAAGAGATAAAACGGTACCACTGATTTTTTGATGCCACCAAATAAGGATCCATCAAAAGTTTGTAGCGGACACTATCATTCTGAAAAGCGTAGTAACTAATACCTACATTCAGGACAATTAATATTAAAGTGATTGACATGTATGATGTTTGTTGAATGTTCTATTTGAATATGCTGCAAGATAATAATCAATTGATAATATCGGATGAAGTTTAAGTTTTTATAAAGGTAGATGGTTTTGGGGAGTGAATATGTACTTTGAATAATTGTTGTGAGATGATTGCAAAATTTGCTTTAAATTGTAGTGAAGAATTTAAAAGATGGAATAACAGAATAACGACTATTTTTTTGATATTATGGAAAAACTAAAAATGAATAGGCTAAGGAAAGGAATTTCAATTTATAATATATTCGGTGGTGTGCTGTTTATTATTTTATTCGCTATTAGTTGTTTGCAATCTGATGGGAGTTGGAATTTGAAAAATAAAATTATTTTTTCTTATTCAGTTATATACTATTTAGCATTAATAATATTCGGTTTTTTATTCTTGAAAAATAGAAGTAATTATAAAATCTTATTCATTTTAAATTTATGTCAATTATTAGTTCTATCATCTTATGAACTAAAATATGCATCAACTAATGGTTTCGCATTTGTCATATATTTATCAGATACTTTTGATCTAAATTTCTATTTTAACTTATTCCCTGAATTTCATGTTATTCAAAACAATATTAAAAATGGAAGTTTTATAGGGATAAATATGACATGTCTTATAACACTTTATTGTCTACTATTATTTAGAAAGAGGTAATGTTGATTAACTTATTAGTCTGAATTAATAAACAATACACAAAATACATCCACAGCTTATGTTTATCGAAAAAATATATGAATTACCTCTAGAGCATAATTTAGGATACTTTTTAGTAGGTATCATTGAACCTGAGGTTATCGGGTTAAAGGGTGGTTTTATACATTATTCTCATTTAATGAATGTTTATGATACTTATAGTTCTACACCTTTTGAAAAAAACGCAAATGAGGATAAAAAATTAAAAGAATTAATGCCTCCATTTGTGATTTCCCGAAAACCTAAATCAAGAGGTAGAAACAAATGGAGAGAAATAGGGAAAAAAGAAATCTCTTTGGATAATTATAGGTTACCAGAATTTTACCAATCTAAAGAAATATTTTATCCTGATGTTAAAAGTCAAGAATGGTGGATGAAAGTTTCACGTGTTTTTATAAATGATAGCTCTAATTCCGATTATGAAAAAATAAAACATTTGGCCCCATGGGTTTATATCAATTTCCCTGGTCTTAGCACCGTTGTGACAATGTATTATTTGCAAAAAAATGGTGTTGATATTTTAGATTATTACGGAGATGGTATCTTAAATGATCCTCTCAATCATGATTTTAATGTAAGAATATATAATTGGGTAAAAAACTTGCCAGATTATTCAAAAGTTCCAGAAGAAATAAGATGGATAGAAAATGTGGATAACATCAAATATTAAGTATAATTCCTAACTCCTATCTCCTAATTCCTACCTATTAAAAAATATTACCACGACATAACCCTTTAAAATGAATCAAAAAAGCTTGTTCGTCGTTTTTATAATCGGTTTAGGTAGTAGAATTCAATAAGTTATACTATCTTTGCCGATCGAATCGGGAACGTGTTTCCCATATGTTTAACTGTGTAACAAAGGACTGCGTTCCTTTCCAACACACAAATGCTAAATTAAAATGGCAGTAAAAATTCGTTTGGCTCGTCGTGGCCGTAAGAGAAAGCCTATTTACAATGTAGTAGTAGCAGACTCAAGATCTCCTCGTGATGGTCGTTTTATTGAGAAGTTAGGTACTTTCAACCCTAACACTGAACCTGCAACTATCAACATTGACGCTGTAGCTGCAGCAGAATGGTTATTGAAAGGTGCTCAGCCTACTGACACTGCTCGTACTGTTCTTTCAAAAGCAGGTGCAATGTACAAGAAACACCTTCAAGTAGGTGTGAACAAAGGCGCTAAAACTCAAGAGGAAGCTGATAAACTTTTTGATGCATGGATGTCAGAGAGATCTTCTGCTTACGCTGCTGAGTTAGAAGCAAAGAAAGCTGCTGCTGAAGCTGCTGTTAAAGCAGAATTAGAAGCAGGTGTTGCTGCTCGTAAAGCTGCTGAAGAAGCTGAGAAAAAAGCTGAGGCTGAAGCTCTTGCTGCTGCCGCTGCTGCTCAAGCTGAAAAAGAAGCTGCTGAGGCTGCTGAAGCTTCAACTGAGGAATCAGGTGAAGAAGCTGCTGCTGAAGGCGAAGCTACTGAAGAAGAGTCTGCTGAGTAATTCCAGCACAAATCTTAAGTCGAAGGTAAATGCCCTCGTATTTACCCCGTAAACTAGGTTTACGTAATCTCCAAATCGAAAATATTTGCCCTACGCCTCCCAAGCGTAGGGCTTCTTTATGCCCAATTGTTTCTTGTAATATGGTTCGTGGGACGTTGCACTGCAACGTCGGTACATAGTAAAGCACAATCTTCTTTATTTATATCGTTGGGAATTATCAATTTTATCACATAACTTGAATGGGTAAATAATTACTTATTTAATGCCAACAATAACTAACAAGACTAATTCTACCTCTTACAAAGCCATCTTGATTCATCCTCAATTACCAACAGGAAGACAACAAGGAGACGTACGTTTTGGATCTCAGAAAGTGGATATCCAAGCAGGCGATTTCTATTATGCTATTCCTTTTGCTGAGTTAGAAATTGAAGCAGGTGGAGCCTCAGGCCAGTTTATCTTTTTCAAATCGAGAAAAGAGAAAGATATTTCCTTCTATACAAAGGACAAATCTATTCTTAAAGACGACTTCTTGATAAGTGATCCACGTTTTCGGGAACATATCAAGAAGACGAAGTTTGCACTGACTAATCTTTATAGGGGAGCAGCCTTGTTCCTTAGTATTTGTCTGATCATCATCACAAGTTTTTATCTATTTAAAGATAGTATCGTTAAAATGGCCGCTCGAAATGTCCCCATCTCCTGGGAAGAACAAATGGGAGATGAGCTTTTCGAATCCATCAAAAAGGAATATACATTTATCGAAAACGATTCTTTGATTGGGGTGTTGGGGAATGAACTTCAACCTTTAATAAATCAAGTAGAAGCAGAAGGATTCAATATCGAATTGTACTTAGTGGAAGATGCTTCTATAAATGCTTTTGCATTACCTGGAGGAAAGGTGATGATCAATTCAGGCTTGATAAAGAATGCCTCTTCTTGGGATGAAGTGGCAGGAGTGATGGCACATGAAATCTCTCATGTATCCTTAAGGCACCATGTTCGAGGAGCAATTGATAAAATTGGCTTTTTTAGTATCGTTTACTTGTTCTTAGGTGATGGTTCTGCTGTAATGGCCACCTTAGCCAATACTATGTTCGAATTACAGACTACGGCTTACTCAAGAACTTTAGAACAGGAAGCCGATAGTCAGGGCATCAATTACTTGCAGCAATGCAGAATCAATCCAGAAGGTATGATTCAATTTTTTGAAATGTTGGATGAGAAACACGAAATGACTCAAATCGATAGTTTGCTTCAGTTTGTGTCTACACATCCTTCTACTCCAGATAGAATTAATGATCTGAAAGAACAGATTGAAGATAAAAAAGAAAATAACTATATCTCTTTCCAATCGAATTACGACGATTTTAAAGAGGGTGTATTACTAACAACTAATTAGATTTTTATGAATTTAGATGTTAAAGGCAAACCTGCTTTTGCCCATGTTCATGTAACGATTGAACCCGGGGAGTCGTTTGTCGCAGAATCGGATGCGATGTCAAGTATGTCTGCTCAACTTGATATGACTGCCGAACTAAACGGAGGATTTTTTAACGCCGTACTTAAAAAAATCTTTGGTGGCGAAACACTTTTTGTCAACCGTTTTACCAACAACACTTCTGAGCCGCTTACTTTAACTATTACGCAACCGACACCTGGAGATATGGAGGTGAAGGAGCTAAATGGAGAAAGTTTCTGTTTACAGCAAGGCGCTTATATCGCTTCTACACCAGATGTGAAATTGGGTGTAAAATATGCCGGTATTGGTTCTTGGATAGGCGGTGAAGGTCTATTTAAATTGATGGTATCTGGACATGGAAAAGTCATTTTTGGTGCTTTCGGTGGTTTAATCGAAAGAGAAGTAAGTGGCGAATTTATTGTCGATACAAGTCACTTGGTCGGTTACGAGCCAGGTATGAAACTGAAGCCTCAATTGTCTGGTGGTATTTTCTCTTCTCTATTTGGAGGTGAGGGGTTAGTCACAAGAGTGGAAGGTTCAGGTAAGATTTTTATTCAGACAAGAAGTTTGTCTGGGATGACATCATGGGTAAATAGAAACTTATAATCATGGCAGAACTATTGAATACATCATTAAAGACAGAGATTCAGTTGGGGCCAGGGGCATCAGCTGTTAAAATAGATTTGGAGCCTGGACAACATTTTACTGCCGAGGCAGGAGCAATGATTGCCATGAGTCCATCCATTACAATGACAACCACTACACATAAGAAAAGTGGAGGTGGTATTATGAAAGGTCTAAAAAGAATGCTGTCGGGCGAAAGCTTTTTCTTAAATCACTATTCGGCAGGAAACGAGGGCGGTACTGTATGGTTAAGTGCGACCCTAGCAGGTGATATGATGACGCATGAGTTGAGCGGAGAAGGATTAGTCGTTCAAGCAGGTTCCTACGTGGCTTCATCACCAGATATCGAAGTAGATTTTAACTGGCAGGGCTTTAAAAGTTTCTTCTCAGGAGAAAGTGCTTTTTGGTTGAATTTAAATGGTCAGGGTACTGTCATTTTCAATTCTTATGGAGCGATTTATCCGATAGAAATCGATGGTGACTATATCGTAGATACAGGACATATCGTCGCTTTTGAAGAGACACTTGACTTTGAAGTAACTAAAGCTGGACAAAGCTGGGTGAGTTCATTCCTTGGTGGAGAAGGCTTGGTGTGTAAGTTTAAAGGAAAAGGAACTGTTTGGGTACAATCGCATAACCCAAGTTCATTCGGACAAATTTTAGGACCAACATTAAGACCAAGATAGATCATGCTTACAGAAGATAAAAAAGGATTAGATTTTAGATTTGACTGTAAACCTGATTTTGGTTTTATCACAGTCAATATCCCATCGGGAGAAAAAATAAAAGTAGAAGCGTCGGCCATGGCAACGATGGATACCAACATCGAAATGCATACGAAAATGAAAGGTGGATTCGGTAGGATTTTCTCTGGAGAATCGCTTTTCATTAATGAGTTTGAGGCAAAGAACGGTGCAGGAGATATTCAAATTGCTCCAGGTGCACCAGGCGATGTGGAACATGTGTATTTAGAGAATGAATCGATTTACCTTCAGAATTCTGCTTTTGTAGCTTCGGCAATGAGTGTTGAAGTAGAAACAAAATTCCAAGGGTTAACAAAAGGCTTCTTCTCTGGCGAAAGCTTGTTCTTGATAAAATGTTCGGGAACAGGAGATCTTTGGTTCAACTCTTATGGTGGAATCATAGAAATTGATGTAGAAGACGGCTATGTAGTCGACACAGGTCACATTGTAGCATTTACAGAAGGTTTGGATTATAATATCTCAAAAGTGGGAGGTTATAAATCACTTTTCTTCTCTGGCGAAGGCTTTGTTTGCCGTTTCTCTGGAAAGGGTAAAGTGTGGATTCAAACGAGAAAGATAGGTCCATTTACAAGTTGGGTACATCCGTATCGTCCGGTGAAGAGTAAGAGTTAATCGCTCATAAATTTAATGATACAAAAAATCCATCCGAGCAATCAGATGGATTTTTTTATAAGTAGTCCACATCAAAATATCATCAAAAGTCGATCAGGTTATTGTACCACTTTCTGATCATCTACTTTATCATTTTCTTGAATCAATTGAGACCAATCTCTCAAAGGTGCATTGGGAACAATTGCTCCGATAATATTTCCTTTGATAGGATTGCCAAAGAAGTCAGTTTTCACTTCCAGTCCTCCATAATAAATTCCTTTTTCCGTTTTATCTGATTTTAATTTTGGAATCGCTTCTCCTTGATATATCAAGTTATTGTTCTTTGGCACATAGTCTTTGGCCTCAGAACCATTTTCGTTTTCGAATTCAGGTAGACCGCCTAAGGCTTTTTCATCCCAATATCCGTCAGCCAATGCATTTTCAACAGCCGAGAATTTATCTTTACCATCGGCATTGTACAGTCGGTAGATATTGTTTCTCATGATCAATTCCATTTTGTCCAATTCTTTTTGATTCATCGGACGGATGTTGGCCATCACAGAACCATCAAATCCTTTGCCTGCTTTTGCTCCTTCTTTTGCTTCTTTTGAAATCATAAAATCAAAAGCAGCATCATATGCTTCCCCATCTTTCCAACGGTGCATTGACCAACCGCTGCTTGTTTTTTCTTCTAACCAGAATAAGTTGTTCATCATCACAAGCCCTTCATTAGAAGTGGAAATATTGAATACATTCGGGTTGGTATAAGGTTTATTTCCAGCAATCGTATTGATGATGGTGTTATTATAAATGTACGTCTGATAAGGTCCCAAATACTTTTTCTTATGATTATGACCATTCACCGTCACAATCGCTCCGGGCGTCCCTACTTTTCCCCAGAACTTTTGATGAGGATCCTTAATATTTCTCCAACCATCATTTATGCTGACATTAAATCGATACGAACAATTGTAGTTGAGTCCAAGTATCTCAATAAAACCACCCGCATTATAACGACTCAGGCAATGCTGAAGCACCACGTTTTTACAGTTAAAATCGATATGCGCACCACAAGAATCGGCAATTCCTTGAGCTCCTTCGAAGACATTGTGTTCGAACAAGAAGTTCTGTAATCCCCAAGTCCACATACCGCTACCGCGACCCCATTTACGTGTGTCATTTCTATTTCCCGACTCTGTAATTCGGCTATATTTTAAATGACT includes the following:
- a CDS encoding right-handed parallel beta-helix repeat-containing protein, with translation MKEMIFKFLLIFLSTSVWGQVQLESAMEKANSVPISNEVPLTPNNFKFADVVTNNQIKYKPSFKFKRTIYVDAKDGNDKNNGLSKKKAIKSLAQLVKLKVNFGDQILLKGNQEHFGSIDLINLNTSSKNINRIHVGSYGDGKATINFKGYPAGIWVQNTSNVLISDLKMTGNGGPENGTFMYNKNEKRLNQRYAIRILSDNSHTHSLMENFLVYNVDIEDVYLLNKAETSRACRQWNMNDDAGWGWGVFGQVHQKGKGIRNVAVQHVTVKNVSQMGIRFKGNGKIDGSLKHNVDDVRIEHCTVYQAGGPGMQFNRCNNSHLKYSRITESGNRNDTRKWGRGSGMWTWGLQNFLFEHNVFEGAQGIADSCGAHIDFNCKNVVLQHCLSRYNAGGFIEILGLNYNCSYRFNVSINDGWRNIKDPHQKFWGKVGTPGAIVTVNGHNHKKKYLGPYQTYIYNNTIINTIAGNKPYTNPNVFNISTSNEGLVMMNNLFWLEEKTSSGWSMHRWKDGEAYDAAFDFMISKEAKEGAKAGKGFDGSVMANIRPMNQKELDKMELIMRNNIYRLYNADGKDKFSAVENALADGYWDEKALGGLPEFENENGSEAKDYVPKNNNLIYQGEAIPKLKSDKTEKGIYYGGLEVKTDFFGNPIKGNIIGAIVPNAPLRDWSQLIQENDKVDDQKVVQ